From a region of the Streptomyces sp. NBC_00193 genome:
- a CDS encoding LysR family transcriptional regulator, translating into MGNGHGNEEWVEGQVPLAHRVPDLGAMELLLAVARVGSLSAAARRLGITQPAASSRIRAMETRLGVALVDRSPRGSTLTAEGALVTDWARRVVEAAEAFDAGAQALRGRRDSRLRVAASMTIAEYLLPGWLIALRGQRPDTAVSLHAGNSAVVAERVLAHEADLGFVEGLSVPEGLDSVVIAQDRLVVAVAPGHPWARRTRGVEPAELAATPLILRERGSGTRQVLDAALAGCGGLAEPLLELASTTAVKAAAVSGAGPCVLSELAVGDEMAGRRLVSVPVLGAGLERELRAVWPAGARPAGPARDLLALTRR; encoded by the coding sequence ATGGGTAATGGGCACGGTAATGAGGAGTGGGTCGAGGGGCAGGTTCCCCTGGCGCACCGGGTCCCGGACCTGGGGGCCATGGAGCTGCTGCTCGCGGTCGCGCGCGTGGGCAGTCTGAGCGCCGCCGCGCGACGGCTCGGGATCACCCAGCCCGCCGCCAGCAGCCGGATCCGGGCGATGGAGACCCGGCTCGGGGTCGCGCTCGTGGACCGCTCCCCGCGCGGGTCGACGCTGACCGCGGAGGGTGCGCTGGTCACGGACTGGGCCCGGCGGGTGGTGGAGGCGGCCGAGGCCTTCGACGCGGGCGCGCAGGCGCTGCGGGGCCGCCGCGACTCCCGGCTGCGGGTCGCCGCCAGCATGACCATCGCGGAGTACCTGCTGCCCGGCTGGCTGATCGCCCTGCGCGGGCAGCGGCCGGACACGGCGGTGTCGCTGCACGCGGGGAACTCGGCGGTGGTGGCGGAACGGGTGCTCGCGCACGAGGCGGACCTCGGCTTCGTGGAAGGGCTGAGCGTGCCGGAGGGGCTGGACTCGGTGGTCATCGCGCAGGACCGCCTCGTGGTGGCGGTGGCCCCCGGGCACCCCTGGGCCCGGCGCACCCGCGGGGTGGAGCCGGCGGAGCTCGCGGCGACGCCGCTGATCCTGCGGGAGCGGGGGTCGGGGACCCGGCAGGTCCTGGACGCGGCGCTGGCCGGGTGCGGGGGGCTGGCGGAACCGCTGCTGGAGCTGGCCTCCACCACCGCGGTGAAGGCGGCGGCGGTGAGCGGGGCCGGGCCGTGCGTGCTGTCGGAACTGGCGGTCGGGGACGAGATGGCGGGGCGGCGGCTGGTGTCCGTGCCGGTGCTCGGGGCGGGGCTGGAGCGGGAACTCCGGGCGGTCTGGCCCGCAGGAGCCCGCCCGGCGGGTCCCGCACGGGACCTCCTGGCGCTGACCCGCCGCTGA
- a CDS encoding gamma-glutamyl-gamma-aminobutyrate hydrolase family protein, translated as MPRPLIGISTYVEKSTRYGVWDVPTALVPTGYYELVQASGGTAVLLPPDEPEAAAEVLTRLDGLVVAGGPDVDPVRYGAPRDPRTGPAATVRDAWELALITQALASGTPLLGICRGMQALNVALGGTLIQHIDGHVLSPGVVSWHPVRPVPGTLYAALVPEESEVPTYHHQAVDRLGRGLIASSHAADGTVESIELPDAPWTLGVQWHPELDKDTRVMSALITAASTPPGT; from the coding sequence TTGCCCAGGCCGCTCATCGGCATCAGCACCTACGTCGAGAAGTCCACCCGTTACGGGGTGTGGGACGTCCCCACCGCCCTCGTCCCCACCGGGTACTACGAGCTCGTCCAGGCCTCGGGCGGCACCGCCGTCCTGCTCCCGCCGGACGAACCGGAGGCGGCGGCGGAGGTGCTGACCCGGCTGGACGGCCTGGTCGTCGCGGGCGGCCCGGACGTGGACCCGGTCCGGTACGGGGCTCCGCGCGATCCCCGCACCGGACCGGCGGCCACCGTCCGCGACGCGTGGGAGCTCGCGCTCATCACACAGGCGCTGGCCTCCGGTACGCCCCTGCTCGGCATCTGCCGTGGCATGCAGGCGCTGAACGTGGCCCTGGGCGGCACCCTGATCCAGCACATCGACGGCCACGTGCTGAGCCCCGGCGTGGTCTCCTGGCACCCGGTCCGCCCGGTCCCCGGCACGCTCTACGCGGCCCTGGTCCCGGAGGAGTCGGAGGTCCCGACCTACCACCACCAGGCCGTCGACCGCCTGGGCCGGGGCCTGATCGCCTCCTCCCACGCCGCCGACGGCACGGTGGAGTCCATCGAACTCCCCGACGCCCCCTGGACCCTGGGCGTCCAATGGCACCCGGAACTGGACAAGGACACCCGCGTCATGTCAGCCCTGATCACAGCAGCCTCCACCCCACCGGGCACCTGA